A single region of the Chitinophaga niabensis genome encodes:
- a CDS encoding glutamine amidotransferase, with protein sequence MKQRDHLLYLGDWVFSVGPLFIETPFGTETKDADLHFYGRRLVKAIDPVVDVTSMANWELYRMQPGRLEEILETSVGLIISDVEAKCFHLFPSFFDRALRKDTVVTFPDRLTSIKSWIEKGGGLMMLGGWLSFSGALGKSGWGRSSFSNALPVQCMATEDLVESSAGFTAEVLVPDHPVVKGLSWETFPPIFGYNEVTEKPEGEVLVRVKETGHPLVVVGTYGKGRVLTYMSDPAPHWGINFELWDSYDAFWQQSLNWIKKQS encoded by the coding sequence ATGAAACAACGCGATCATTTACTTTACCTCGGAGATTGGGTATTCAGCGTAGGACCATTATTTATTGAAACACCTTTTGGCACTGAAACAAAAGATGCGGACCTGCATTTCTATGGCAGAAGACTGGTAAAAGCCATTGATCCGGTAGTGGATGTAACCAGCATGGCTAACTGGGAACTATATCGCATGCAGCCAGGCAGGCTGGAAGAGATCCTGGAAACCTCTGTAGGGCTCATCATCAGCGATGTGGAAGCAAAATGTTTTCACCTGTTCCCCAGCTTCTTTGATCGCGCGCTGCGTAAGGACACGGTGGTTACTTTCCCTGACAGGCTTACCTCTATAAAAAGCTGGATAGAAAAAGGTGGCGGATTAATGATGCTGGGAGGCTGGTTGTCTTTCAGCGGTGCTTTAGGTAAATCAGGCTGGGGAAGGAGTTCTTTCTCCAATGCATTGCCTGTTCAGTGTATGGCCACAGAAGACCTTGTAGAATCTTCCGCAGGTTTCACGGCCGAAGTATTAGTGCCAGACCATCCTGTGGTAAAAGGACTTTCATGGGAAACTTTCCCACCGATCTTCGGATACAACGAAGTGACGGAAAAACCGGAAGGAGAAGTACTGGTGCGTGTAAAAGAAACCGGGCATCCGCTGGTAGTAGTAGGAACTTATGGTAAAGGCCGTGTGCTCACTTATATGTCCGACCCCGCACCACACTGGGGGATCAATTTTGAATTGTGGGACAGCTATGATGCCTTCTGGCAGCAATCACTGAACTGGATCAAAAAGCAAAGCTGA
- a CDS encoding sodium:solute symporter family transporter: MNWHQLDILIVAAYILLMLGIGFWHRRFANRSMDNFFLGGRKIPGWLNGVSYTSALVSPDAATGYGGLAVATGGFICWWYLSRFGLALFLGGVLFAVFWRRLNLFTTLEFYDLRFPKKAAAAMRLWIAIRTSLIAMPAWTGITLLAAYKIMGPAFDLTKLQTLYLVVPISLLFVFSSGYKGVVISNFIQMIIFLAGTLMLAYLTLDHFGGAAAMVEAIGNKFGPTGKEILGSVPPKDHAIFPLAAAFGWLLGQSIGYGGDAAPMGGAMEGQRILSTRTPAEALTMYVVAAISMFLLLLLVTLPSISAAVIWPELREVGADRELVYGRLMKLLLPTGAMGLMVAAMLAATMSTVGDNLNFGSQVLVSDIYRRWFVPKAKESHYMLMGKIGMVVILALSVAVVFNVLIITDVAIFMLSLSAAELPANWAQWWWWRFNGPARVTASFGGAGVFCLVVVGPKLLAYFGVPWADSLIIAWYWQTLLVMGLTTVLWVVVALFTKPDPEELLQSFYLRAHPLGCWTPFKHLDKPGTEGSFKPVFQGIFIAIIGTAAVSFFILGLTHVWFARYLSGTLTIAASVIAFIVFWQLAKRYLAFLAIRAADNTITYKNSAT, translated from the coding sequence ATGAATTGGCATCAATTAGACATTTTGATCGTAGCTGCGTACATCCTGCTGATGCTCGGAATCGGGTTCTGGCACCGCCGTTTTGCTAACAGGAGCATGGATAACTTTTTCCTGGGAGGCCGTAAGATCCCCGGGTGGTTAAATGGTGTGTCCTACACTTCGGCATTGGTGAGCCCGGACGCGGCTACAGGTTACGGAGGATTGGCTGTGGCAACAGGAGGTTTTATCTGTTGGTGGTACCTTAGCCGGTTTGGACTGGCTTTATTCCTTGGAGGTGTATTATTTGCGGTTTTCTGGAGGAGGTTGAATTTATTTACCACGCTGGAATTCTATGACCTGCGTTTTCCAAAGAAAGCAGCAGCTGCTATGCGGTTATGGATCGCTATCCGTACTTCCCTGATAGCCATGCCGGCCTGGACGGGTATTACCTTACTGGCTGCTTATAAGATCATGGGCCCTGCCTTTGATCTTACCAAACTGCAAACACTTTATCTCGTTGTTCCTATATCCCTGTTATTTGTTTTTTCTTCCGGATACAAAGGAGTAGTAATATCCAACTTTATACAGATGATCATTTTCCTGGCTGGTACTTTAATGCTGGCCTATCTCACCCTTGATCATTTTGGTGGAGCAGCTGCGATGGTGGAAGCCATTGGCAATAAATTCGGGCCCACTGGTAAGGAAATCCTGGGTTCGGTACCACCTAAAGACCATGCGATATTCCCATTGGCCGCAGCTTTCGGCTGGCTCTTAGGGCAAAGTATCGGTTATGGTGGAGACGCTGCTCCAATGGGTGGCGCGATGGAGGGGCAACGGATCCTCTCCACGCGTACTCCCGCGGAAGCATTGACCATGTATGTTGTGGCAGCTATCAGTATGTTCTTATTGCTTTTGCTGGTTACACTGCCAAGTATAAGCGCAGCGGTGATCTGGCCGGAATTGCGTGAGGTTGGCGCAGACAGGGAATTGGTATATGGGCGTTTGATGAAACTTTTATTACCCACCGGTGCCATGGGATTAATGGTGGCAGCGATGCTTGCCGCAACCATGTCTACCGTTGGAGACAACCTGAACTTTGGCAGCCAGGTATTGGTGAGTGATATCTACCGCAGATGGTTTGTACCTAAAGCAAAAGAATCGCATTATATGCTGATGGGCAAAATAGGCATGGTGGTTATCCTGGCTTTGTCTGTAGCAGTGGTATTCAATGTGCTGATCATTACGGATGTGGCCATATTCATGCTCTCGCTCAGTGCTGCGGAATTACCGGCAAACTGGGCACAGTGGTGGTGGTGGCGGTTCAATGGGCCAGCACGGGTTACTGCATCTTTTGGTGGAGCCGGTGTTTTTTGTCTTGTTGTAGTAGGACCCAAATTACTCGCCTACTTCGGAGTGCCCTGGGCAGACAGCCTGATCATTGCCTGGTATTGGCAAACATTATTAGTGATGGGCTTAACTACTGTATTATGGGTGGTGGTGGCCTTATTCACCAAACCCGATCCTGAGGAACTGTTGCAAAGCTTTTACCTCAGAGCACATCCATTAGGCTGCTGGACGCCGTTTAAACACCTTGATAAACCTGGCACAGAGGGTTCATTTAAACCCGTTTTCCAGGGGATCTTCATTGCCATCATCGGCACGGCAGCTGTTTCATTTTTTATTCTCGGGCTCACGCATGTCTGGTTTGCAAGATACCTGTCCGGCACATTAACAATAGCGGCATCCGTGATCGCATTTATTGTTTTCTGGCAACTGGCAAAGAGATATCTCGCCTTCCTGGCCATCCGTGCAGCTGATAACACAATAACGTATAAAAATAGTGCAACATGA